In Pedobacter sp. W3I1, one DNA window encodes the following:
- a CDS encoding Gfo/Idh/MocA family protein: MLRLGILGLGEGRSTISASLSSRKFKLIQICDANKKLCEERALEFDFKNWTTNYEDMLTSDKIDMIAIYTPDHLHFEHIKLALEHGKHVVCTKPFIDDLAQANELLALAKKSRKKIFVGQSSRFFEPAMRQKKDFDEGLIGELITIESHYHADHRWFLEKGWSLKQSFKWLYGGLSHPVDFIRWYMPDIEEVMGYGMLSSNGLKAGLKNQDTMHFIFKAKDGRIARVSGAYTGPTQPASRDSGMSCILRGTEGASQADYHELRYSVTTNTGEEKIITWGDSTLKHYFRFEGQSHHAGEYQNYLDYFADSINNNFTAYPDLKEGIGTVALLQAMDQSLETGLPVKVDEILKANHITRESIGL; this comes from the coding sequence ATGTTAAGATTAGGGATTTTAGGTTTAGGAGAGGGCAGAAGCACAATTTCTGCGTCTTTATCAAGTAGAAAATTTAAGCTCATCCAGATTTGCGATGCCAATAAAAAGCTTTGCGAAGAACGTGCTTTGGAGTTCGATTTTAAAAACTGGACAACCAATTACGAGGATATGTTAACCAGCGATAAAATCGATATGATTGCGATTTATACGCCAGATCATCTGCATTTCGAACACATTAAGCTTGCACTCGAACACGGAAAACATGTGGTTTGCACCAAGCCATTTATAGATGACCTGGCCCAGGCCAATGAGCTGTTAGCATTAGCGAAGAAATCGAGAAAAAAGATTTTTGTAGGACAAAGTTCACGCTTTTTCGAGCCTGCAATGCGCCAGAAGAAAGATTTCGATGAAGGTTTAATTGGAGAGTTAATTACAATAGAAAGTCATTATCATGCCGATCATCGTTGGTTTTTAGAGAAAGGCTGGTCGCTAAAACAGTCTTTTAAATGGCTGTATGGTGGCTTAAGTCACCCGGTAGATTTTATCAGGTGGTACATGCCTGATATTGAGGAAGTAATGGGCTATGGTATGTTAAGCAGTAATGGTTTAAAAGCCGGACTGAAAAACCAGGATACGATGCACTTTATCTTCAAAGCAAAAGATGGCCGGATTGCAAGGGTTAGTGGTGCTTATACAGGTCCTACGCAACCTGCAAGTCGCGATAGTGGCATGAGCTGCATTCTCCGGGGAACAGAGGGTGCAAGTCAGGCCGATTATCACGAACTGCGTTATTCGGTCACCACCAACACCGGGGAGGAAAAGATTATTACCTGGGGCGATTCGACTTTAAAACATTATTTCCGTTTCGAAGGACAAAGCCATCACGCAGGAGAATACCAGAATTACCTGGATTATTTTGCTGATAGTATCAACAACAACTTTACTGCTTACCCTGATTTAAAAGAAGGAATTGGCACGGTGGCGTTATTACAAGCGATGGATCAATCTTTAGAAACAGGTTTGCCTGTAAAAGTTGATGAAATATTAAAAGCAAATCATATTACAAGGGAATCGATAGGATTGTAA
- a CDS encoding glycosylase — MKKIILILFLFVSALKLNAQTVNPVSIETMEKIYQEVKTPYKYGLVMVPVDKEHKMDCPTIFKKGKDWYMTYLIFSGRGYETWLAKSKDLLHWENQGKLMSFGDAGHWDDNQKAGYNALLDTKWGGSYGINQFDGKYWMSYFGGKEKGYEVEPLSIGMAYTTKDPSMVQEWNRLDKPVLTSDDVDVRWWENRNKLFKSTVIEDKQKLTGHAFVMYYNAVGDSLANNKKTRWYERIGMAVSDDMIHWQRFNKNPVVHHPVGITGDAVIQKINKIWVMFYFGAFWQDRKGSFNRFAASKDLVNWTDWTGDNLIESSEKYDELYAHKSFVLKYKGTVYHFYCAVNKQDQRGIAVATSKDLSKSKLSFVSGN, encoded by the coding sequence ATGAAAAAGATAATCCTCATACTTTTTCTTTTTGTAAGTGCATTAAAATTAAATGCGCAAACTGTTAATCCTGTTTCAATAGAAACCATGGAAAAGATTTATCAGGAAGTTAAAACACCTTATAAATATGGTTTGGTAATGGTGCCAGTAGATAAAGAGCATAAAATGGATTGCCCGACGATCTTTAAAAAGGGTAAAGATTGGTATATGACTTATCTGATTTTTAGCGGTCGTGGTTACGAAACCTGGTTGGCTAAAAGTAAAGATTTATTGCATTGGGAAAACCAGGGCAAACTGATGTCATTTGGCGATGCAGGCCACTGGGATGATAACCAAAAAGCAGGTTACAATGCATTGCTAGATACCAAATGGGGTGGGAGTTATGGCATAAATCAGTTCGATGGCAAATATTGGATGTCGTATTTTGGAGGTAAGGAAAAAGGTTATGAAGTGGAGCCTTTATCAATCGGCATGGCTTACACCACGAAAGATCCATCAATGGTTCAAGAATGGAATAGGCTAGATAAACCTGTCTTAACTTCGGATGATGTAGATGTACGTTGGTGGGAAAACCGCAACAAACTTTTTAAAAGTACCGTAATTGAAGATAAACAAAAGCTTACTGGTCATGCATTTGTGATGTACTATAATGCAGTTGGCGATTCTTTGGCGAACAATAAAAAAACACGTTGGTACGAACGAATTGGTATGGCGGTTTCTGACGACATGATTCATTGGCAGCGTTTCAATAAAAATCCTGTAGTTCATCATCCGGTTGGTATTACCGGAGATGCTGTAATCCAGAAGATTAACAAAATCTGGGTAATGTTTTACTTTGGTGCCTTTTGGCAGGATAGAAAGGGTTCATTTAATCGCTTTGCTGCCTCGAAAGACCTTGTAAACTGGACCGACTGGACAGGCGATAACCTAATCGAATCATCAGAAAAATATGATGAATTGTATGCACATAAATCTTTCGTTTTGAAGTATAAAGGCACCGTATACCATTTTTACTGTGCTGTTAACAAGCAAGACCAACGCGGCATTGCCGTAGCGACTTCGAAAGATTTAAGTAAGAGCAAGTTAAGTTTTGTAAGCGGGAATTAG
- a CDS encoding IclR family transcriptional regulator, translating to MNEKESKYQAPALDKGLDILEYLSAQSIPLSQTEIAIGIEKTPNEIYRMLMSLESRGYILRDEVSGKYRLSLKLFYLSHRHSPIDELRKAAQFPLEELANTIRQSCHLSILYMNQVMVIIHAKSPGPIALSIEEGNLFPLPLTASGKVLLAYMPETERITTLKNNAIFKKYAKPQQEDFLSSLADIQQTGSYFKNSDSVSGVTDISVPIGIESNNGIIACLTISMLNALNVDQTIANDVILAEAYKCVKKIEQRIGV from the coding sequence ATGAACGAAAAAGAATCGAAATACCAGGCTCCTGCTTTGGATAAAGGACTTGATATATTGGAATATTTATCAGCACAATCGATCCCATTGTCTCAAACTGAAATTGCGATTGGTATTGAGAAAACACCTAACGAAATTTATAGGATGTTGATGAGTTTGGAAAGTCGGGGTTATATTTTACGCGATGAGGTTTCAGGTAAATACAGGCTGTCGCTAAAGCTTTTTTACCTTTCTCATCGGCACTCTCCTATTGATGAGCTGCGTAAGGCTGCACAATTTCCATTGGAAGAACTGGCCAATACCATCCGTCAATCGTGTCATTTAAGTATCTTGTACATGAACCAGGTAATGGTGATTATCCATGCCAAAAGTCCTGGGCCAATTGCACTTTCCATAGAAGAAGGAAATTTATTCCCCTTGCCTTTAACCGCATCGGGTAAAGTTTTATTGGCTTATATGCCCGAGACTGAGCGTATCACAACTTTAAAAAACAATGCTATTTTTAAGAAATATGCCAAACCACAACAAGAAGATTTCTTAAGTTCTTTAGCCGATATCCAACAAACTGGCTCTTATTTTAAAAATAGTGATTCAGTTTCGGGTGTAACCGATATTTCGGTACCCATTGGTATCGAAAGTAATAATGGCATTATTGCCTGTTTAACCATTTCGATGTTAAATGCGTTAAATGTAGATCAGACCATCGCAAATGATGTTATCCTGGCTGAGGCATACAAATGTGTTAAAAAGATAGAGCAGCGGATTGGAGTTTAG
- a CDS encoding alpha-L-rhamnosidase C-terminal domain-containing protein, with amino-acid sequence MKNLKKIILLVIFTCLVAPAFAQKASWIWYPGDFDIYMSNVMQNRRTERGSFFPVFWKMDSHYVLVDFHKEFNLTQAEEVKLFVEGTYNVKIDGQAIAGFPKSIQIPAGKHKLSLKVYNQAHVPAIFVQGKTVVSDESWLTTFEDKEWIDASGKTSDKSGTTFVSAGSWNLTDPTKLPSQFKLPVVAQSAFKTEKVNRGALSDFGKETFGFIKVHGLKGKGRLSIYYGESKEEALSTDKCETLDYLDIDLAQKKDSIMPLSKAFRYVNYQADGNVSADSVSMLYEYAPVIEHGSFKSSDTELNKIYDVAKYTFHLNTREFFIDGIKRDRWVWSGDAYQSYLMNYYSFFDAPTVKRTLLAQRGKDPVTAHINTIMDYSFYWFLGIYDYYKFTGDQKFVQDIYPRMQSLMTYIGGRKNKNGLLEWMPGDWIFIDWADKLSKDGEVSFEQLLYARSLETMALCAKLANDTEGSAKYDKQAKELKDKIFKLYWNQNKSALVHSRVDDKQTENVTRYANMFGIFFDYFTPEQKLAVKKNVLLNDQIAKITTPYMRFYELEALCAMGEQSYVLKEMKNYWGGMLKLGATSFWEEYNPDKKGAEHLAMYGRPFGKSLCHAWGASPIYLLGKYYLGVQPTSPGYENYTIEPNLGGLAWMEGKVPTAHGDISVFCSRKEIKVSSPTGIGKLKIKSKTKPVVKDAGVKEVSKGIYEVTIEKGKDYSVRYSG; translated from the coding sequence ATGAAAAACTTAAAAAAAATAATTCTACTGGTAATTTTTACCTGTTTGGTAGCACCAGCTTTTGCCCAAAAAGCCTCTTGGATCTGGTATCCGGGCGATTTCGATATCTACATGAGTAATGTAATGCAGAACCGCAGAACAGAAAGAGGTTCGTTTTTCCCTGTTTTCTGGAAAATGGACAGTCATTATGTGCTGGTCGATTTTCACAAAGAATTTAATCTTACACAAGCAGAAGAAGTTAAACTTTTTGTAGAAGGAACTTATAATGTGAAAATTGATGGTCAGGCCATTGCTGGTTTTCCAAAAAGTATCCAGATTCCTGCCGGAAAGCATAAACTGAGTTTAAAAGTTTATAATCAGGCTCATGTTCCGGCGATCTTCGTTCAAGGTAAAACTGTGGTATCAGACGAAAGCTGGCTCACAACTTTTGAAGACAAAGAATGGATTGACGCCAGCGGAAAAACCTCCGATAAATCAGGAACTACCTTTGTTTCGGCAGGATCCTGGAACTTAACCGATCCGACTAAATTGCCTTCACAATTTAAATTGCCAGTGGTAGCACAATCGGCATTTAAAACTGAAAAAGTAAATAGGGGCGCACTATCTGATTTTGGAAAAGAAACTTTCGGGTTTATAAAAGTGCATGGTTTAAAAGGTAAAGGAAGACTGAGCATTTATTATGGAGAATCGAAAGAAGAAGCCTTATCTACTGATAAATGCGAAACCCTGGATTACCTTGATATAGACCTGGCACAGAAAAAAGATTCCATTATGCCACTTTCAAAGGCTTTCAGATATGTGAACTATCAAGCTGATGGAAATGTATCTGCCGATTCTGTTTCGATGTTATATGAGTATGCGCCCGTTATTGAACATGGCAGTTTTAAATCATCAGATACCGAACTCAACAAGATCTACGATGTAGCTAAATATACTTTCCATCTCAATACCCGCGAGTTTTTTATTGACGGGATAAAACGCGATCGATGGGTGTGGAGTGGCGATGCCTATCAAAGTTATTTAATGAACTATTATTCGTTTTTTGATGCACCAACTGTAAAACGGACTTTACTGGCTCAGCGTGGCAAAGACCCTGTAACCGCGCACATTAATACCATTATGGATTATTCTTTTTATTGGTTTTTAGGGATTTATGATTATTACAAATTCACAGGCGACCAAAAATTTGTGCAGGATATTTATCCACGAATGCAATCGCTTATGACCTATATCGGTGGAAGAAAGAATAAAAATGGCTTGTTGGAATGGATGCCAGGCGATTGGATTTTTATTGATTGGGCAGATAAACTGAGCAAAGATGGCGAAGTGAGTTTCGAACAGCTTTTATACGCGCGGAGTTTAGAAACGATGGCTTTATGTGCAAAACTGGCTAATGATACCGAAGGAAGCGCGAAATACGATAAGCAGGCAAAAGAACTGAAAGACAAGATTTTCAAACTTTACTGGAACCAGAATAAAAGTGCATTGGTGCATAGTCGCGTTGACGATAAACAAACAGAAAATGTAACGCGTTATGCCAATATGTTTGGGATTTTCTTTGATTATTTTACACCGGAACAAAAACTGGCTGTTAAAAAGAATGTGTTACTCAACGATCAGATCGCCAAAATCACCACGCCTTATATGCGCTTCTATGAATTGGAAGCCTTATGTGCCATGGGTGAGCAATCTTATGTATTAAAAGAAATGAAAAATTATTGGGGTGGCATGTTAAAACTGGGCGCAACTTCTTTTTGGGAAGAATATAACCCTGATAAAAAAGGAGCAGAACATTTAGCCATGTATGGCAGGCCTTTTGGCAAAAGCCTTTGCCATGCCTGGGGTGCAAGTCCGATTTATTTATTGGGAAAATATTATTTAGGCGTACAACCTACAAGTCCGGGTTACGAAAACTATACCATCGAACCTAATTTAGGTGGTTTAGCATGGATGGAAGGAAAAGTGCCCACAGCTCATGGAGATATTTCAGTGTTTTGCAGCAGGAAAGAAATCAAAGTTTCTTCTCCAACAGGAATAGGAAAACTAAAGATAAAAAGTAAAACCAAACCAGTTGTAAAAGATGCAGGTGTGAAAGAAGTTTCGAAAGGAATTTATGAAGTTACAATCGAAAAAGGTAAAGATTATAGTGTGAGGTATTCGGGATAA
- a CDS encoding SLC5 family protein → MGNIVERLTSLDYFIVIAYLIALMIIGYRASFSKKKNDDETLFLANKSLNWSSIGFNMWGTNVGPSMLLAFASIGYSTGIVAVNFDWYAFIFLFLLAIVFAPKYLAAKVSTMPEFMGNRYGDSTQNILAWYALVKILISWLSLGLFAGGFLVRQILGIPMWQSVTVLVAFAGLFTFFGGLKAIAKVNVFQMILLIAVSLSLMLLGLNKVGGISALYEKTPHHFWNLVQPASDPKYPWYAILLGYPVAAVAFFCTDQSMVQSVLGAKNLKQGQLGVSFIGWLKILSLPLFIGTGILCYVLFPGLKDPNEAYMTMVTNLFPPGMNGLVIVVLIAVLVGTIGSSLNSLSTVFTMDIYVKKINPQASNKQIIRIGRWAVVAGCIFAVIVVLAIDNIKGLNLFDVFQSVLGFIAPPLSVVFLLTVFWKRTTRKAVNFTLSIGSILSLGIGVAYLWILPSDKYTFWPHYLMLSFFIFAGLLIIAILISLLDRSPSIYTVNEEHQANIEKPAKSVWISWIALAVVMVALYLFFNGH, encoded by the coding sequence ATGGGAAACATTGTAGAACGTTTAACCAGTTTAGATTACTTTATCGTAATTGCTTACCTCATTGCACTGATGATCATTGGCTATCGGGCCAGTTTCTCCAAAAAGAAAAATGATGATGAAACCTTATTTCTAGCCAATAAATCTTTAAACTGGAGCAGCATCGGTTTTAATATGTGGGGCACTAACGTTGGCCCGTCAATGTTGCTGGCCTTTGCAAGCATTGGTTATAGCACCGGTATTGTGGCAGTCAACTTCGATTGGTATGCCTTTATATTTTTGTTTTTACTCGCCATTGTTTTTGCACCAAAATACCTTGCTGCCAAAGTAAGTACCATGCCTGAGTTTATGGGTAACCGATATGGCGATTCTACTCAAAATATCCTGGCCTGGTATGCTTTAGTTAAGATTTTAATCTCTTGGTTATCGTTGGGCTTATTTGCTGGTGGCTTTTTGGTTCGCCAGATTTTAGGTATTCCGATGTGGCAATCGGTTACGGTATTGGTAGCCTTTGCCGGATTGTTCACTTTTTTCGGTGGATTAAAAGCCATTGCCAAAGTAAACGTTTTTCAAATGATTTTATTAATTGCGGTTTCGCTTTCCTTAATGCTGTTAGGCTTAAATAAAGTGGGTGGAATTTCTGCATTGTATGAAAAAACGCCACATCACTTTTGGAATCTGGTACAGCCCGCCAGCGATCCAAAATACCCCTGGTATGCTATATTATTGGGTTACCCTGTTGCCGCTGTCGCTTTTTTCTGTACCGACCAATCGATGGTACAATCCGTTTTAGGCGCTAAAAACTTAAAGCAAGGGCAATTAGGTGTGAGTTTTATTGGATGGCTAAAAATTCTTTCGTTACCACTGTTTATTGGCACTGGAATACTCTGTTACGTGCTTTTTCCAGGTTTAAAAGATCCTAACGAAGCTTACATGACCATGGTAACCAATTTATTTCCTCCGGGTATGAATGGTTTGGTCATCGTAGTGCTCATTGCGGTATTGGTGGGAACAATTGGTTCATCTTTAAATTCGTTAAGTACAGTTTTTACTATGGATATTTATGTCAAAAAAATAAATCCACAAGCTAGTAACAAGCAGATTATCCGAATTGGCCGGTGGGCAGTTGTGGCAGGTTGTATTTTTGCCGTTATTGTAGTTTTAGCTATCGATAACATTAAGGGGCTAAACCTATTCGATGTTTTTCAATCCGTTTTGGGTTTTATTGCGCCACCACTTTCAGTTGTATTCCTGCTCACTGTTTTCTGGAAAAGAACCACGAGAAAAGCGGTTAATTTTACACTTTCAATCGGCTCTATACTAAGTTTGGGCATTGGGGTAGCTTATCTCTGGATTTTGCCTTCAGATAAATATACTTTCTGGCCACATTACCTCATGTTATCATTTTTCATTTTTGCCGGATTACTGATCATCGCGATTTTAATTTCATTGTTAGACAGGTCGCCAAGCATTTATACGGTTAATGAGGAACATCAGGCCAATATTGAAAAACCAGCTAAATCGGTTTGGATTTCGTGGATTGCATTGGCGGTGGTAATGGTTGCGCTTTACCTTTTCTTTAATGGACATTAA
- a CDS encoding family 78 glycoside hydrolase catalytic domain, with translation MSKLVIFSWLYLLSIPLFAQDIKVAQLDCEYRNNPIGIDVQSPGLSWKLQSSKHNVMQSAYQILVSGSRSNIDKNIGEVWDTKKVNSSQSIQVPYKGMELSSTKTYYWKIRVWDNLGNQSAWSSAAYWQMGLLNKDDWKGAKWIAYEKLADSNINSLPTDGKKDKYNSNNTLPMFRKGFTVTKSIKKATVFISGLGHFEMSLNGSKVGDNFLAPGWTKYDKEALYITYDLTRQLKKGENAIGVMLGNGFYYVPPVKERYRKLKVAYGYPKMICRILIEYSDGTSANIVSNQSWKTAPSPITFSSIYGGEDYNANLEQKGWNLAGFSDSKWKSALWVDGPKLNAQKEEPIKIFENFSPQNITSVANNEWVYDMGQNASAIIELKVRGKKGDTIRITPAELLKAEGSVTQKNIGGPSYFMYVLKGEGLETWRPKFFYTGFRYLQVKGGVPIGKENTSGKAIIEGLKSLHIRNAAQQVGKFSSSNELFNKTFSLIDWAIKSNMVSVFTDCPHREKLGWLEELHLMGSSVRYNYHAAPLFKKALQDMKNSQLASGLIPEISPEYVKFEWGGDMFRDSPEWGSSGILMPWYLYQWYGDKQAMLDYYPMMQRYVNYLATKANGHILSQGLGDWYDLGPNPPGVSQLTPMGVTGTAIYYYDLIILEKMATLLGKKADALAYAKIAAEVRDAFNNKFFDVKTKQYATGSQAANAMAVYMGLVKEKDKNAVIENLVKDIRDRKNSLTAGDIGYRYVLRVLEDAGKSDVIFDMNSRSDVPGYGMQLTKGATALTESWAALPTVSNNHFMLGHLMEWLYSGLGGIRQEENSVAFKHIKIEPEVVGDITSADVSYNSPYGEISTKWAKTAKNFTLEVNIPVNTKATVYFPVLPNYIISEENNSTVENAGTENDKTKIAIGSGYYKFNLTYK, from the coding sequence ATGAGTAAACTCGTAATCTTTTCCTGGCTTTACCTGTTAAGCATTCCGCTTTTTGCGCAAGATATTAAGGTTGCTCAATTAGATTGTGAATACCGGAACAATCCAATTGGAATTGATGTACAATCGCCGGGTTTAAGTTGGAAACTGCAATCATCAAAACACAATGTGATGCAAAGCGCCTACCAGATTTTGGTTTCGGGGAGTCGGAGCAATATTGATAAAAACATTGGGGAAGTATGGGATACTAAAAAAGTGAATTCAAGCCAATCCATTCAGGTACCTTATAAAGGAATGGAGTTATCATCAACCAAAACTTACTATTGGAAAATCCGTGTTTGGGATAATTTAGGAAATCAGTCTGCCTGGAGCAGTGCAGCCTATTGGCAAATGGGATTGCTGAATAAGGATGATTGGAAAGGCGCAAAATGGATTGCCTACGAAAAACTGGCCGATTCTAATATAAACAGCTTGCCAACTGACGGTAAAAAAGACAAATACAATAGCAATAATACCTTGCCTATGTTTCGCAAGGGCTTTACGGTAACAAAGTCAATTAAAAAAGCTACGGTTTTTATTTCTGGTTTAGGGCATTTCGAAATGAGTTTAAACGGATCGAAGGTTGGTGACAATTTTCTGGCGCCCGGCTGGACCAAATACGATAAAGAAGCCTTATATATCACCTACGATTTAACCAGGCAGCTTAAAAAAGGTGAAAATGCAATCGGTGTGATGCTCGGCAACGGTTTTTATTATGTTCCACCGGTTAAAGAACGCTATCGAAAACTTAAAGTGGCCTATGGTTATCCGAAAATGATCTGCAGAATACTAATTGAATACAGCGATGGTACTTCAGCAAATATTGTTAGTAACCAAAGTTGGAAAACGGCACCATCACCCATTACTTTTTCCAGCATTTACGGTGGTGAAGATTATAATGCCAATCTTGAACAAAAAGGTTGGAATTTAGCCGGTTTTAGCGATTCGAAATGGAAATCTGCTTTATGGGTTGATGGACCAAAACTGAATGCACAGAAAGAAGAACCGATAAAGATTTTTGAAAATTTCTCGCCACAAAATATTACTTCGGTAGCCAATAATGAATGGGTTTACGATATGGGCCAGAACGCTTCTGCCATTATCGAATTAAAAGTCCGGGGGAAAAAAGGCGATACTATTCGCATTACACCAGCAGAACTGTTAAAAGCCGAAGGTTCGGTAACACAAAAAAACATTGGAGGTCCGTCTTATTTTATGTATGTATTAAAAGGCGAAGGTTTAGAAACCTGGCGACCGAAATTCTTTTATACCGGATTTAGGTATCTCCAGGTTAAAGGAGGAGTTCCGATTGGTAAAGAAAACACATCAGGCAAAGCCATAATAGAAGGTTTAAAATCCTTACACATCAGGAATGCAGCTCAGCAGGTGGGTAAATTCTCTTCTTCAAACGAGTTGTTTAATAAAACTTTCAGTTTGATTGATTGGGCGATTAAAAGCAATATGGTAAGTGTTTTTACCGATTGTCCGCACCGCGAAAAATTGGGCTGGCTGGAAGAATTGCATTTAATGGGGAGTTCTGTACGCTATAATTACCATGCTGCACCTTTGTTTAAAAAAGCATTGCAAGACATGAAAAACTCGCAATTGGCTAGCGGCTTGATTCCTGAAATTTCACCAGAATATGTAAAGTTTGAATGGGGTGGTGATATGTTCCGCGATTCGCCAGAGTGGGGAAGCAGCGGGATTTTGATGCCATGGTATTTATATCAATGGTATGGCGATAAACAGGCGATGCTTGATTATTACCCGATGATGCAGCGGTACGTTAATTATCTTGCCACTAAGGCTAATGGCCACATCTTGTCGCAGGGCTTAGGCGACTGGTACGATTTAGGCCCGAACCCGCCAGGTGTTTCTCAATTAACCCCAATGGGTGTTACCGGAACTGCAATTTATTACTACGATTTAATTATCCTGGAAAAAATGGCCACGCTTTTAGGTAAAAAAGCAGATGCCCTGGCCTATGCCAAAATTGCCGCAGAAGTCAGAGATGCTTTCAATAATAAATTTTTTGATGTTAAAACCAAGCAATACGCTACGGGTTCGCAAGCCGCAAATGCAATGGCCGTATACATGGGTTTGGTTAAAGAAAAAGATAAAAATGCAGTAATTGAGAACTTAGTTAAAGACATCAGAGATCGTAAAAACAGTTTAACGGCAGGCGATATTGGCTACCGTTATGTTTTACGTGTTTTAGAAGACGCTGGAAAATCGGATGTGATTTTTGACATGAACAGCCGTTCTGATGTACCTGGTTATGGCATGCAGTTAACCAAAGGAGCAACAGCTTTAACCGAATCGTGGGCGGCCTTACCAACGGTATCTAACAATCATTTTATGCTGGGGCACTTAATGGAATGGCTGTACAGTGGCTTAGGTGGTATTCGTCAGGAAGAAAATTCTGTTGCCTTTAAGCACATTAAAATCGAGCCGGAAGTAGTTGGCGATATCACATCAGCTGATGTGAGTTACAATTCTCCTTACGGGGAAATTTCTACCAAATGGGCAAAAACGGCAAAAAATTTCACTTTAGAAGTTAACATTCCGGTAAATACAAAAGCTACGGTTTATTTCCCTGTTTTGCCGAATTATATCATCTCAGAAGAAAACAATTCGACAGTTGAGAACGCAGGAACAGAAAATGACAAAACCAAGATAGCTATCGGATCAGGTTATTATAAATTTAATTTAACGTACAAATGA